A stretch of Candidatus Bipolaricaulota bacterium DNA encodes these proteins:
- a CDS encoding four helix bundle protein, which yields MSIIENRNGNSGVENRRYGPIKSFLDLNVYQNLYRAMLIVHEKIVPVLPDDEKFDLASQMRRASKAAPALIAEGFAKRYQKKNWRKYLNDCAGESNEIIHHVSVCKDLYNKFYSRDACLELIDLYDKCCRQLTKLGQTWENYHED from the coding sequence ATGTCGATAATCGAAAATCGTAATGGAAATTCGGGCGTCGAAAATCGTCGATATGGACCAATTAAGAGTTTTTTGGATTTGAATGTTTATCAGAATTTATATCGAGCCATGTTGATTGTTCATGAAAAAATTGTGCCGGTTTTGCCTGATGATGAAAAATTTGATTTGGCGAGCCAGATGCGCAGAGCTTCCAAGGCGGCTCCGGCGTTAATCGCGGAGGGATTTGCAAAAAGATATCAAAAGAAAAATTGGAGAAAATATTTGAACGATTGCGCGGGTGAATCAAATGAAATAATTCATCATGTATCGGTGTGTAAGGATCTTTATAATAAATTTTATAGTCGAGACGCCTGTTTAGAATTGATCGATTTATATGATAAATGTTGCAGGCAGTTGACCAAGCTGGGACAGACATGGGAAAATTATCATGAGGACTGA